The proteins below come from a single Argentina anserina chromosome 1, drPotAnse1.1, whole genome shotgun sequence genomic window:
- the LOC126787503 gene encoding putative transcription factor bHLH086 → MALAKDRMPHYSLQHQVISSDHHHLSNNGFVFRSAASTTSCYQADGDDHDQVAAGHSVINFKNNNAYNSSFIHDKSASSLLSFEKTNNGLPHDNDSYNCIPTVDPVRVSGDFNCFQTASNYSSSLLNPSHESHGSESAYGWVYSDATLMAENFPESETQGEAALQKRPHEGESMQPSKRQCTSDVATATSKKPKSKSPSPSKDPQSIAAKNRRERISERLKILQELVPNGCKVDLVTMLEKAISYVKFLQLQVKVLATDEFWPVQGGKAPDISQVKEAIDAILSSQRDTSSSSKEAVASFDQADEARYSII, encoded by the exons ATGGCACTTGCCAAGGATAGAATGCCCCATTATTCACTTCAGCACCAAGTAATTTCttcagatcatcatcatctttctaATAATGGATTTGTGTTTAGATCAGCAGCTTCCACAACAAGTTGTTATCAAGCTGATGGTGATGATCATGATCAGGTAGCTGCAGGCCATTCGGTCATCAACTTCAAGAATAATAACGCCTACAACAGTAGTTTCATCCATGACAAGAGTGCCTCATCTCTGCTTAGTTTTGAGAAAACCAACAATGGCCTTCCTCATGACAACGACAGTTACAACTGCATCCCCACCGTCGACCCAGTTCGCGTTTCTGGTGATTTCAATTGCTTCCAGACAGCTAGCAATTACAGCAGTTCGTTATTGAATCCTTCACATGAAAGCCATGGATCAGAATCAGCTTATGGTTGGGTGTACTCGGACGCTACTCTAATGGCAGAAAACTTTCCTGAATCGGAAACACAAGGCGAAGCAGCCCTACAAAAGCGTCCCCATGAG GGAGAGAGCATGCAACCTTCAAAGAGGCAATGCACCAGTGACGTTGCTACTGCTACAAGCAAGAAGCCCAAATCTAAGTCTCCAAGTCCCTCGAAGGACCCACAAAGTATTGCCGCAAAG AATCGACGAGAGCGCATCAGTGAGCGGCTTAAGATACTCCAGGAACTGGTTCCCAATGGCTGCAAG GTCGATTTAGTCACCATGTTGGAGAAAGCCATTAGTTATGTCAAATTCCTTCAGTTGCAAGTCAAG GTCCTGGCAACCGATGAATTTTGGCCAGTCCAAGGTGGGAAAGCTCCTGATATTTCTCAAGTAAAAGAAGCCATTGATGCCATCCTCTCATCTCAGAGAGACACAAGTTCCAGCTCAAAGGAAGCAGTTGCTTCGTTTGATCAAGCCGATGAGGCCCGTTACTCGATAATTTAA
- the LOC126804002 gene encoding uncharacterized protein LOC126804002, producing the protein MERNSINAPPPFNGDNSSDLKGAMRAFVSSIDSRSWQCILHGWEHPVVEKKDIESGPLWDTLAETYEGDKKVQAHKLQLLEHEWEALQMEDDETIDHFHKRLISVASKCASLNEAIPQHKIVKKFLRSLPLKFRAKETAIQETQNLDTYPLAELVGNLKTYEFKLMDDDKRETKKTKNIAFKASNEEEKNFSKKSNGDAGSSKYPQNKSSSNIRCFECGGVGHIATDCGNRKTKDYETKALKSSWSDSDSDNDDAVISKNVALVCSFQNSYSDNFDGEDGEKEDKYAELYAASLGMLKRNKKMEEKVDQITREHTKAEMMLRSAQEDWELERKHLVNDIKRLNDDLQKTNGNTNEDKLTQTEEKFQKFEVSSKSMSKLLEGSKRFKDTSGLDYSGDKPFAHKNQINFVKEQRSSVASSSDDELTNFLNRYGQESEKAIFTSDDVPTVATCLVAFTALAERRSDSWYLDSGCSRHMTGDKHCFKSFDSEFTTGKVTFGDGRKARVLSKGTIHATNMPDLDNVYYVEGLTANLISISQLADKNGMFGSTVSDVLF; encoded by the exons ATGGAACGAAACTCTATAAACGCTCCTCCTCCATTCAATGGCGATAATTCCTCTGATTTGAAAGGTGCTATGAGAGCTTTTGTCTCTTCAATTGACTCTCGATCATGGCAATGTATTCTACATGGATGGGAACATCCTGTGGTTGAGAAGAAGGACATTGAAAGTGGACCTCTA TGGGATACTCTAGCTGAAACATACGAAGGGGACAAAAAGGTTCAAGCTCACAAACTGCAGTTACTTGAACATGAATGGGAAGCTTTACAGATGGAGGATGACGAGACTATTGATCATTTTCATAAAAGATTGATATCGGTAGCCAGCAAATGTGCCAGTCTTAATGAAGCTATTCCTCAGCATAAAATTGTTAAGAAATTTCTAAGGTCTTTACCTTTGAAATTTCGAGCAAAGGAGACAGCTATTcaagaaactcaaaatcttgaCACCTATCCCTTGGCTGAACTTGTAGGCAATCTTAAAACCTATGAATTTAAGCTAATGGATGATGATAAGAGAGAAACCAAGAAGACGAAGAATATTGCTTTTAAAGCttcaaatgaagaagaaaag AATTTTAGTAAGAAATCAAATGGTGATGCTGGTTCTAGCAAATATCCACAAAACAAATCTTCCTCGAATATTAGATGTTTTGAATGTGGTGGAGTTGGTCATATTGCTACAGACTGTGGtaatagaaaaacaaaagattaTGAAACAAAGGCTCTTAAATCTTCTTGGAGTGATAGTGATAGTGATAATGACGATGCCGTTATTTCCAAAAATGTTGCTCTTGTTTGTTCTTTTCAAAATTCTTACAGTGACAATTTTGATGGAGAAGatggagaaaaagaagacaagTACGCAGAGTTATACGCTGCATCTTTGGGAATGTTAAAGCGGAACAAAAAAATGGAAGAAAAAGTTGATCAAATTACTAGAGAACACACAAAGGCTGAGATGATGCTCAGATCTGCTCAAGAAGACTGGGAGCTTGAAAGGAAACATCTAGTGAATGACATCAaaagattgaatgatgatcttCAGAAGACAAATGGCAATACAAATGAA GATAAGCTCACGCAGACTGAAGaaaaatttcagaaatttgAAGTCAGTTCAAAATCCATGAGTAAGTTACTGGAGGGTTCTAAAAGGTTCAAGGATACCTCTGGGCTTGACTATAGTGGTGACAAACCTTTTGCTCATAAAAATCAGATTAATTTTGTTAAAGAACAAAGAAGTTCCGTTGCCTCTTCTTCTGATGATGAACTTACAAATTTTCTGAACAGGTATGGTCAAGAATCTGAAAAAG CTATATTTACTTCTGATGATGTACCTACTGTAGCTACTTGCCTAGTTGCATTTACAGCTCTTGCAGAAAGAAGATCTGATTCATGGTATCTTGATAGTGGTTGTTCAAGACACATGACAGGTGACAAACATTGCTTCAAATCGTTCGATAGTGAGTTCACCACAGGTAAAGTAACatttggtgatggaagaaaaGCTCGTGTTCTTAGTAAAGGTACAATTCATGCTACAAATATGCCTGATTTAGATAATGTTTACTATGTTGAAGGACTGACAGCTAATCTAATTAGTATTAGTCAATTGGCTGATAAAAATGGGATGTTTGGTTCAACAGTCTCAGATGTGTTGTTCTAG